Part of the Lutra lutra chromosome 4, mLutLut1.2, whole genome shotgun sequence genome is shown below.
TCGGAGGTTCTTGTCTTCTTTATTCTATATAAGAACTTAAGGCTAGAATGATTACATATTTCAACTTAAGTCATACTTCTAAAAAAGCTCAAAGATATTTTTCCCATGGAAAAGCCAAGGCTCTGAGGGCTTAGTCATTTCACCCAAAAGTAACAATGAAGAATGATGAAGCTAGTGTTCAAACTCCGATCTGCTTGTCTCCGCCAGTTTTGGAGGGAGCTGTGATAGGGTCATGAAAGAGCAATCTGACACCAGCACCCATTCTGTTGTGTAGCCTTTCTCATGCAGATAGAGACCTGTTCTGTATACTAGAGTGGTAATGTGAGTGCAATGACGCGTACATTTTGAATAAATGCTAACCAAAGGCAAAAAGGATTTTGGGTTGTGTTTCTGGAATCTGATCCTGTTGACAACAGAATAACAACTTGCACCTGTATTTCCCCTCAGTCCTACTTGAATTCTTCCCAGATTTTCCTCAGCCTTGGAGCCTCCTGTAAATCCAAAGCAGTGTCCTTTAAACCATATTATGGGAACCACCTAAATAGGGATCACTCACTGGGgccccttttaaaaatactgttaactTTTAGggtacctgggcagctcagctggtttggtttcagctcaggtccttgCCGTtgtgggatcgggccccacatctagctccctgtggagtcagcttgatgtcagtctccctttccctcccacccacatataattaatatttatttattaaaaataaattattttttattattatctctctccctctccctccctctctcacaaagaaataaataaaatccttaaaaaaaaaaattttggggctcctgggtggctcactcacttaagtgtctgccttcagctcaggtcatgatctcagggtcctgggatcgagccccacatcaggttccctgcttggcagggaacctgcttctccctctccctttgctgcgccccctgcttgctctctctctctctcataaataaattataaaaattaaataaacctttaaaaaatatagttaacTTTTGAACAACAGGGGTGGGAATGGGGTTAGGGACACTGGCTCCCTCCTATGCAGTCAAAGATCCATGTATAACTTTGATTTCCCAAAAATTtgactactaatagcctactgttgaccagaagccttgcTGATAACAGAAATAGTCaattaacaaatactttttatgttatatgtatcatatacttgCGATAAGGTAAGCTATAGAAAAtggtattaagaaaataataaggaaaacaaaatgcatttttagtcctgtatttattgaaaaatatcttgtgcagttcaaacctgagttgttcaagggtcaaccataTATAGTTTCCTAGGTCCCTCCCAGAATTACCCAATTTCCAGAACAGGGGGGTGAACTGGGAGTTCGCATTTTATGTCTCCTTGAAGATGCTTATGTTCACAGAAGTTTGAGAATCATTAAGATTGTAGAGAAATATCATTAGCTCCGACTGCAGCAGTCTGGGTCTGGGTGGCCTGAAAACAggagaactgaaatcaggattaAAATAGAGTAGCCTCCAACCAATCCTTTCTTAGTCGGGAAACCAATCTTTCAGGaatgcagtttaaaaaatatcttcagcGTAGTGGccttgttctccttttttctctccacGTTCCCGAGGCCGCTGTGTTTTTATCAGCCTCCGACCCGCAGTCGGCCTGAGACCGAGCACCACGCCTTCAATTAAGTTGCAGAGTTCCGATGGAGAGATATTTGAAGTTGATGTTGAAATCGCCAAATAGTCTGTGACTATCAAGACCATGTTGGAAGATTTGGGAATGGACGATGAAGGAGATGATGATCCAGTTCCTCTACCAAATGTTAATGCAGCAATATTAAAAAAGGTCATTCAGTGGTGCACCCACCACAAGGATGACCCCCCTCCTCCTGAGGAtgatgagaacaaagaaaagcgGACAGATGATATCCCTGTTTGGGACCAAGAATTCCTGAAAGTTGACCAAGGAACACTGTTTGAACTTATTCTGGCTGCGAACTACTTAGACATCAAAGGTTTGCTTGATGTAACATGCAAGACTGTTGCCAATATGATCAAGGGGAAAACTCCTGAGGAGATCCGCAAGACCTTCAATATCAAAAATGACTTTACTGAAGAAGAGGAAGCCCAGGTACGCAAAGAGAACCAGTGGTGTGAAGAGAAGTGAAATGTTATGCCTGACACTGTAACACTGTAAGGATTGTTCCAAATACTAGTTGCACTGCTCtgtttataattgttaatatTAGACAAACAGTAGACAAATGGCAGCAGCAAATCAGTTGTTTAAGCAGAATATTGTCCTCCTCGCATGTGTAGTTTGAGTACAGATTCCAAACTTATGGCTGAGTTTCTTCTAGTACgatcaaaagttttttttctttgctctaaatAAACCTGAACTGTGAGTTCTCTGTAGAAGGTGGCATTTTGGGCTTTCCCTCTCTTTGTAAAGCGATTTCTGCCTAGTTTATTGTCTAGTTAACTTTAGTTTAATGACCTTTTAAAAGTTGGCAttgtaaataaaacaagttgaaaaaaagttttctgaaatagaATTAACAACGTATTATCTTTATTCATGAGTTGGAAACTGGAAAAAGGCTACTTGAGGTAAATGTTTTGAGTGGGATTATTAGGGTGTCTTCCAGCTTCCTGGAGTCAAGGAGTACCACTGGTATTGATTAGCCTGTATGTAGCAGGGCTCCCTTAATTGGATCTAAGgacttgtttttgcatttttaattctcaGCTTTGAATATGTTGGCTAGAAACCGAGTTACTACTAAATTTGTGGTTCGGGGGGAAATGTAACTAGCCAGTCTGTCAGCTTTTcgattaaaaaagacaaataatcaaaaaaaaaaatcttcagtgacctttataatttatttcaatgTATTATTCCAGATACATcacatggaaaaaaggaaaaaattgaaacaaatagcatatatatatgtgtatatatatatatacatacatactaccCTAATTCCCATTAGACAGTTTAACATTTTGACATATTACCTTCtcgtttttctctttcttttcttcctttcttctttttctttttttccttctttaaagaaAGCTGCCTTTTCCTAATGTAAGGACGACTTATTGGTCCGAAGCAATATTTTGTCAAACTTCCATTAGTACAGAGACAGTTATACTGGCAGAAGCGTTGTGGTCGGGGAAGGCAAATCCACACCTGAGTAAGTTCTTCCAAGTGAGGACAAAGTGCTGCCTCCATTGTGATCCACCTGCCACGAGGTGGTTTTCTGGTCTTTCTGGGGTAAAGGCGCGGTCTAGAGGGCCCAGTGTCAGTTTCTGCTCTCGGTAGGTCAGTCACTCAGCAGTGAGGATGGCTGGCCCAGCTCTGGCGAGGCCCATGTTTCACCTCACCCTCACCATTGTGGCTTCCGAGCAAGCACTAAGGCAACTGCAGAAATATGCTGACTGTCATACACAGACAAGTTCACTCTGTCTGCCCGGGTACTGAAAGTCTCCTCACTGTGGATGCTCTCTTGCATACTATCCACGTGGGgcacgattttttttttcacacattaTGGTCATTCTGAAAGTCTTGTCCATGTGCCTCTCCCTTTATCTTTTTTGCTACCATCTGCCATATCTTTGTTTTCTGAGTTCCCAACATTTCAGCCAAATTGCCAATCACTGTCCACGATCAGTTTACCGATTCTTCTGGCCATCTCTCAGTTCAGACAATCAAACACATTGCTCCAAGTTCTGTGCGCTGGGAGGATCTCCCATCAATACTGCATCACTGGACCACTGCAGAATGGGGCTGAGATGCTGCTTCAAGATGATGCCAACACATTGTGCAAAACTACCTGTAAATGAGGCTTTAGCTTTTTCTTCCTCAGAAACTACCTACCCCCCTTCAAGGTCATAGGTTGGGGAAAGAGACAGCCATGTAGCAAGTGTAGGTGTGCAGGAGGCTGAATCAGCTCTCATGCAACGAGCTTCTATTCAGGAGCTAGCCTCACTGTGCATCTAATCTCATTTATGCCGTCTCTACTTGATGTTGGATTGCTGATACTGTCAACCAACCTTGTATCTTGGTGGGTCAGGAAACACCCAGTTCATCTTAGCTTAGGTTACATGATCTCCAAATGTCCCAGATCAGTTCAGTCTCTACCAGGGCCCAGTAGCAAACCAAGAGTGGTTTCTGAAAAAGTAGTTATCTATTCCAAAACCCTAACAGCCGGGGTTTCTGGTAGCATGACTTTTGTAGGTAGCCTCTAAAATGGCCTCCAATGATCCCCACCTCCCGCTTTCCATGCCCTTGAATCATCCTGGCACCTTCGGTATCCCCTGGACTAATGGCTTTGCTTTTCATTAATAGAATAGGGCTGAAATGAGGGGATAGCACTCCTGCGATTAGGTTATAAAGACTTTGGCTTCCATTTGGGGAGCTTTCCTCTGCTCGCTCtcccttgcttcctctctctctccactcataTGGAGAAAACAAGCTGCCTTGTTGTGAGAAGTCCTGTGGGAAGAAGGCCCATGTGGCATGGCAAGGAATTGAATGAAGCCCTGTTTGAAGCCTGCCAACAACCATGAGTGAGGTTGAAAGTGAGTATGTAACTCCATGCCAGTCTTGAGATGCCTGTAGCTCCACCCAGTGGCTTGGCTTGACTGCAAACTCATGAGATACCATGAGCCAGAACCAACCCTGTTAGGCTGATCCTATGTGcctgacaaacaaaaattatgaaataatgtttgttgttttaagctgttaaGTTTTGAAACAGTCTGTGATCCagcaaaagataaatataatggCTATCTGAGGACTTACGCATGTTTTACGCGATACTGCTTCTGATCAGGGAACTCACCTCTCCCATAGAGTGTGCTGGTCTTGCCAGGTATGACATCCCTCAGATGCAACAGAGCTGAAGATTCAGTTACAGTGCCAGTTGGGAAAAAACACTCTGAAAAGTTCGAGTACTATCCCATAGAACGTGGGCTATTCTTGGGACCAGAGACAAATATGGGACACTCTTCCTTCCACAGCCAGGATATGTGGATAAAAAGAAGTAGAGAGAGCGGCTCCCCCAGTATCATGGTCCATTATAATCTCCCAAATTTTGTTTCCCATCCCTGAAACTCTGATTGTTGCTGGGTTAGAGGTTTTCATCCCCCAGAGAAAAATGCTTCCGCCAGAGGTTGCAACAATGGCACCAAAGAAttggaaaatgagaatttcaCTGGCCACGGAGAGCTTCACTTGCTATGGAAATAACTAAGGAGGGATCATTGCTTTTGCTGGGGCAATTGGTCCCAATTACTAAGGGTAAACTGAGTGGCTGCTCTGACACTAGACACACAGAAGGACAATGTCTGGAGCCCAAGACCTTCTCTGAGGCACTCAGAGTATTCTCTAACCCAGTAGTAGTAAAAGCTATGGTAAAACTACAGCAATACATGAGACAGACCAAAAAGTTTTAGACCCtttgggaaggagggtggggtttGGATGACCTCCACCAGGAACAAAGCCCCGACTGGCTGCCGTGCCCTTTGAGGGTTAAGGGAACAGAGTGTATAGCAGGCATGAGCACACAGGACTGTAGAAGTTATGGAAATGTTCTTCCTTGTTTGTCACGTACATACTGACGTATATTTACTTACTTCTCCTCTTTAGTTTGAATAAGGAGTACTCTTGGTGGTTAACTTTACAATTTACTCTATATGTTATAGAATATTCAGATGTgat
Proteins encoded:
- the LOC125098885 gene encoding S-phase kinase-associated protein 1-like; translated protein: MLEDLGMDDEGDDDPVPLPNVNAAILKKVIQWCTHHKDDPPPPEDDENKEKRTDDIPVWDQEFLKVDQGTLFELILAANYLDIKGLLDVTCKTVANMIKGKTPEEIRKTFNIKNDFTEEEEAQVRKENQWCEEK